In Paroedura picta isolate Pp20150507F chromosome 1, Ppicta_v3.0, whole genome shotgun sequence, the following are encoded in one genomic region:
- the ADSS2 gene encoding adenylosuccinate synthetase isozyme 2 isoform X3, with amino-acid sequence MCDLVSDFNEFSERFKVLANQYKSVYPTLEIDIEGELKRLKGYIERIKPMVRDGVYFMYEALHGPPKKILVEGANAALLDIDFGTYPFVTSSNCTVGGVCTGLGMPPQNVGEVYGVVKAYTTRVGIGAFPTEQDNEIGELLQTRGKEVGVTTGRKRRCGWLDLVLLRYAHMINGFTALALTKLDILDVFPEIKVGIAYKINDKMIPHFPANQEVLNKVEVQYETLPGWNTDISNARTFEDLPVHAQNYVRFIEMELGVPVKWIGVGKSRESMIQLF; translated from the exons ATGTGTGATCTAGTTTCTGACTTCAATGAATTTTCAGAAAG ATTCAAAGTCTTGGCCAATCAATACAAGTCTGTTTACCCTACTTTAGAGATAGACATTGAAGGAGAATTGAAAAGACTCAAG GGTTATATTGAAAGGATCAAACCAATGGTGAGGGATGGTGTATATTTTATGTATGAAGCTTTGCATGGCCCACCAAAGAAAATCTTAGTAGAGGGTGCCAATGCAGCACTGCTGGACATTGATTTTG GTACTTACCCTTTTGTGACCTCATCAAATTGTACTGTGGGAGGTGTTTGTACTGGCTTGGGCATGCCACCTCAGAATGTTGGAGAAGTATATGGTGTTGTGAAAGCCTACACAACTAGAGTTGGTATTGGTGCCTTTCCTACAGAACAAGATAAT GAAATAGGAGAATTGCTACAGACACGAGGAAAGGAGGTTGGTGTGACCACAGGTCGCAAAAGAAGATGTGGTTGGTTGGATCTTGTACTGCTTAGATATGCCCACATGATCAATGGATTTACTGC ATTGGCTCTTACCAAATTGGACATTTTGGATGTATTTCCAGAAATTAAAGTTGGTATTGCTTacaaaataaatgataaaatgatACCTCATTTTCCAG CAAACCAGGAAGTCTTAAATAAAGTAGAGGTACAATATGAGACACTTCCAGGATGGAACACAGACATATCAAATGCAAGGACATTTGAAGATCTTCCTGTACATGCACAAAACTATGTTCGATTTATAGAGATGGAGCTTGGTGTTCCAG TGAAATGGATCGGAGTAGGAAAATCCAGAGAGTCAATGATCCAGCTGTTCTAA